In the Haloarcula salinisoli genome, TCGGCCTCCGTCGAGGAGATTGCCTCCTCCTCGGAGGAGGTCTCGGCGGCCTCTCGCGAGGCCACCCAGCTCGCCGAACGGGGCCAGGACAACGCCGAAGACGTCCACGAGGCGATGGAGGCCATCCAGCAGGCCGCCGACAGCGTCGCCCAGGACGTTCGCACGATTCAGCAGAGCGTCCAGGAGATAGACGAGATCGTCGAGGTGATCAACGACATCGCCGACCAGACCAATATGCTGGCGCTGAACGCCTCCATCGAGGCCGCACGCGCCGGCGAGGCCGGCGAGGGCTTTGCCGTCGTCGCCGACGAGGTCAAATCACTGGCCGAGGAGTCCCAGCAACAGGCGACCGCCATCGAGCAGATGATAGACGGCATCCAGGACGACACCGAGAACGCCGTCGACAGCCTCGAATCGAGCAACGCGGAGATAGACGACGGTATCGAGACCGTCGAGGAATCGACGGAGATTCTCTCGGATATCGACGACGCCGTCCGGGAGGTCAACCACGGTATCGAAGAGGTCGCGACCGCCACGGACCAGCAGGCCGCCTCCACCGAGGAGGTGGCGAGTATGGTCGACCAGGCGACCGACGCCGCCGAGGTCATCGCCGATGCGACGGCCGACATCGCCGACGAGGCGGAGGGTCAGACCGACCAGATAGCTGGTATCAACCGGAAGATGGACGACCTCGTCGAGGACCTCCAGCGGAACAACTAACGGTCAGACGCCGACGCTGGCACCTGTTTTCAGTCACGACAGCAGGTCACGAACGCGCGCTTGCGCCCGCGCCTGATACAGTCCGATGCCCCCGACCAGCGCGACGACTACCCCCACCAGGACGGCCCCGGTTGGAAGCCCGGACCGGGAGTCTTCGAGGAACGCCTGGCCCGGCATGTCGGGGTCGACGTACGCCGTCACGCGCTGGCCGACCGAGAACTCGGACAGTTTCGACTGTGCCGTGGCCCTGTCCTCGTACTGCGGTTGTGACCGCCCCGGATAGAGTCTGTCCGACGTGTAGCTCGTGCCCTCGTACTGGTACTGGAACGTCACGACCGGGACGTAGGCGTCCCTGCCCCGTGACGCCTCTACCTCTTCGACACCGAGTTCGGTGACCTCGGCGGTCACCTGGGCCCTGTCCGCCAGTGCCGCCGAGTCCGAGACGTACGAGTAGGCCCCGACGCCGACGATAGCGAACCCGACGAGCAGGACGAAGATACTCATCGCTGTCCCCGGCTTCGGCGGCTGGACGGGCAGGCCCATGCCGCTACGTCTCCCCTTCTCGGGCTCCTCGCCACTACTCATATTCTGAATTGGTGGGCAAAGAAAATAAGCGTCGGGTCAACATCTTGCACAGTCGGTCTCGTCCCGCCCCCGAAACGGCGGGAGCTGGCCGGTGTCGGTCGAACCGCCCGCATCCCGTCGTTTATATCCGACGGTGGCCAACACGCCGCTATGCGACCGGACCTCGACCCCGAACAGCTCGACCGCTACTCCCGGCACATCATCATGGACGACGTGGGGCCGACGGGGCAGGCGGCGCTGCTCGACACCGCCGTGCTGGTGGTCGGCGCGGGCGGGCTGGGGTCGCCGGTCCTGCAGTATCTCGCCGCCGCCGGTATCGGCCGGCTCGGCATCGTCGACGACGACCGCGTCGAGCGGTCGAACCTCCAGCGCCAGATTATTCACGCCGACAGCGACGTGGGTCGGCCGAAGGTCGACAGCGCCCACGACTTCGTGGCCGACCTGAACCCCGACGTGACCGTCGACACACACGAGCTGCGGCTGGCGGCCGACAACGCCGCTGCCCTCGTCGACGACTACGACATCGTCGTCGACGCCTCCGACAACTTCGCCACTCGCTTTCTGGTCAACGACGCCTGCACACTCGCTGGGGTTCCCTTCTCTCACGGCGCC is a window encoding:
- a CDS encoding methyl-accepting chemotaxis protein, translated to MAESELGSTDVSASADIDDDIDADIQDDIAENIDKQAGYDHETASEIQTLLAKLENSSVDIAQETSDIRERTAEQYEGMAEIAGEVSNLSASVEEIASSSEEVSAASREATQLAERGQDNAEDVHEAMEAIQQAADSVAQDVRTIQQSVQEIDEIVEVINDIADQTNMLALNASIEAARAGEAGEGFAVVADEVKSLAEESQQQATAIEQMIDGIQDDTENAVDSLESSNAEIDDGIETVEESTEILSDIDDAVREVNHGIEEVATATDQQAASTEEVASMVDQATDAAEVIADATADIADEAEGQTDQIAGINRKMDDLVEDLQRNN
- a CDS encoding DUF3592 domain-containing protein, which encodes MSSGEEPEKGRRSGMGLPVQPPKPGTAMSIFVLLVGFAIVGVGAYSYVSDSAALADRAQVTAEVTELGVEEVEASRGRDAYVPVVTFQYQYEGTSYTSDRLYPGRSQPQYEDRATAQSKLSEFSVGQRVTAYVDPDMPGQAFLEDSRSGLPTGAVLVGVVVALVGGIGLYQARAQARVRDLLS
- the ubaA gene encoding SAMP-activating enzyme E1, giving the protein MRPDLDPEQLDRYSRHIIMDDVGPTGQAALLDTAVLVVGAGGLGSPVLQYLAAAGIGRLGIVDDDRVERSNLQRQIIHADSDVGRPKVDSAHDFVADLNPDVTVDTHELRLAADNAAALVDDYDIVVDASDNFATRFLVNDACTLAGVPFSHGAVFRFEGQVTTFTGEGPCYRCLFPKAPPAGTVPDCSTAGVLGVLPGTIGCLQATEVCKLAMDYGEPLEGRLLAFDAGSMSVDEVPIATNPDCPVCGDDPAIDDVAEASYDGRCEL